In a genomic window of Rhodovulum sp. P5:
- a CDS encoding FAD-dependent oxidoreductase yields the protein MSAFPEKAKVVIVGLGGIVGASVAHHLIENGWDDIVGIDKSGIPTDIGSTAHASDFCYATSHDLLSCWTTMYSMDFYEKMGHYSRIGGLEVARVGDDERMAELRRRVDSGRAFGTNVRIISAAEAKEKFPLLEEDQIQGAMWDPDAGLVVPRSQTVAGKLVDAAEKAGKLRAFANTPALDLISENGSVTGVKTHRGTIMADHVVVCAGLWGRLIADMAGEDLPVMPVDHPLTFFGPYTEFEGTGLEIGRPLLRDQGNSAYLRDTGDPKTTEGGQIEWGYYYEKEPRMVHPRDILEKGQARLGPSMRDLVLEDVIEPLERAMELTPILGELGFNESHSFNGLLQTTTDGGPSMGESRKLRGLWYAVAIWVKDGPGMGKLIADWMTYGRTEIDHHGIDYARFNDFQLEEKFIEDRCWETAKKIYNPPVHPREPFSKGRGIRRSPFYDREVELGGYFMELGGWERAHGYAANEHLLEKYADQVPLRENEWDNRHFWRVSNAEQLEMSADCGIINLSHFHITDIEGPDHVALMEWLCAAKIGGDGTVGKGIYTHMLDDEGNVRADFTVFRMEDRCRLVNGADAGPRDLTYMRRVAQDRGLDVTITDVTEDYTTIGIWGPNARENLKKIVADPDALDKENFPFAAIRPVEIAGKTVTAFRISYVGEQGWELHMRYEDGLAVWDALRAAGVMAVGVETYANSRRLEKSLRLQNADLHTQYNLYEADLARPKVKEADFRGKDKHLEYRARDHQPAMLCTLVMTDNVDSTGVARYPVGTLPVLDPETGETLIDALGRRSYATSIAFGPSIGKNIALAYLPWDYCQQGRKLNVTYFDEVYEVEVAGIGYAPLYDPENLKPRS from the coding sequence ATGTCCGCATTTCCGGAAAAGGCCAAGGTCGTCATCGTCGGTCTTGGCGGGATCGTCGGCGCCTCGGTCGCCCATCACCTGATCGAAAATGGCTGGGACGACATCGTCGGCATCGACAAGTCGGGCATTCCCACCGATATCGGCTCCACCGCCCATGCGTCGGACTTCTGCTATGCGACCAGCCATGACCTGCTGTCCTGCTGGACGACCATGTACTCGATGGATTTCTACGAGAAGATGGGCCATTACAGCCGCATCGGCGGTCTGGAAGTGGCCCGCGTGGGCGATGACGAACGCATGGCCGAACTGCGCCGCCGGGTGGATTCGGGTCGGGCCTTTGGCACCAATGTCCGGATCATCAGCGCCGCCGAGGCCAAGGAAAAGTTCCCGCTTCTTGAGGAAGACCAGATCCAGGGCGCGATGTGGGACCCGGACGCCGGGCTTGTCGTGCCCCGCTCGCAGACCGTCGCGGGCAAGCTGGTCGATGCCGCCGAGAAGGCCGGCAAGCTGCGTGCCTTTGCCAACACCCCGGCACTGGATCTGATCTCTGAAAACGGGAGCGTCACGGGCGTGAAAACCCATCGCGGCACGATCATGGCCGATCATGTCGTGGTCTGCGCCGGGCTTTGGGGGCGTTTGATCGCGGACATGGCCGGCGAAGACCTGCCGGTTATGCCGGTCGACCATCCGCTGACCTTTTTCGGCCCGTATACCGAGTTCGAAGGCACCGGTCTTGAAATCGGGCGACCGCTGCTGCGCGATCAGGGCAATTCGGCCTATCTGCGCGACACGGGCGATCCCAAGACGACCGAGGGCGGCCAGATCGAGTGGGGCTACTACTACGAGAAAGAGCCGCGCATGGTGCATCCGCGCGACATTCTCGAAAAGGGCCAGGCGCGGCTTGGGCCGTCGATGCGCGACCTTGTGCTTGAGGACGTGATCGAACCGCTGGAACGCGCGATGGAGTTGACCCCGATCCTTGGGGAACTGGGCTTCAACGAAAGTCATTCCTTCAACGGCCTTCTGCAGACCACCACCGATGGCGGCCCGTCGATGGGCGAAAGCCGCAAGCTGCGTGGCCTGTGGTATGCCGTGGCGATCTGGGTCAAGGACGGCCCGGGCATGGGCAAGCTGATCGCCGACTGGATGACCTATGGCCGGACAGAGATCGACCATCACGGCATCGACTATGCGCGGTTCAATGACTTCCAGTTGGAAGAGAAGTTCATCGAGGACCGCTGCTGGGAAACCGCCAAGAAGATCTATAACCCCCCGGTCCATCCGCGAGAGCCGTTCTCCAAGGGCCGCGGCATCCGCCGTTCGCCATTCTACGACCGAGAGGTCGAGCTTGGCGGCTATTTCATGGAACTTGGCGGATGGGAACGCGCCCACGGCTACGCCGCCAACGAGCACCTGCTGGAGAAATACGCCGACCAGGTGCCGCTGCGCGAGAACGAGTGGGACAACCGCCATTTCTGGCGCGTCTCCAATGCCGAGCAGCTTGAGATGAGCGCCGATTGCGGGATCATCAACCTTTCGCATTTCCACATCACGGATATCGAGGGGCCGGATCACGTCGCGCTGATGGAGTGGCTTTGCGCCGCGAAGATCGGCGGAGACGGCACTGTCGGCAAGGGCATCTATACCCACATGCTGGACGACGAGGGCAATGTCCGCGCCGATTTCACCGTGTTCCGGATGGAGGATCGCTGCCGTCTGGTGAACGGGGCAGATGCGGGCCCGCGCGACCTGACCTACATGCGCCGGGTGGCGCAGGACAGGGGGCTGGACGTCACCATCACCGACGTGACCGAAGATTACACGACTATCGGCATCTGGGGGCCGAACGCCCGCGAAAACCTGAAGAAGATCGTCGCGGACCCGGATGCGCTGGACAAGGAGAACTTCCCCTTCGCCGCGATCCGCCCGGTGGAGATTGCTGGCAAGACCGTGACCGCCTTCCGCATCTCCTATGTCGGTGAGCAGGGGTGGGAGCTTCACATGCGCTATGAAGATGGTCTTGCGGTTTGGGACGCGTTGCGCGCGGCGGGCGTGATGGCCGTGGGTGTGGAAACCTACGCCAACTCCCGCCGGTTGGAAAAATCCCTGCGCTTGCAGAACGCAGACCTTCACACCCAGTACAACCTTTACGAGGCAGACCTCGCCCGGCCGAAGGTCAAGGAGGCGGACTTCCGCGGGAAGGACAAGCATCTGGAGTATCGCGCCCGCGACCACCAGCCGGCGATGCTGTGCACCCTTGTCATGACCGACAATGTCGACAGTACGGGCGTCGCGCGCTACCCGGTCGGCACGCTGCCGGTGCTGGACCCTGAGACGGGCGAGACCCTGATCGACGCGCTCGGCCGCCGTTCCTACGCAACCTCCATCGCCTTTGGCCCGAGCATCGGCAAGAACATCGCGCTGGCCTACCTGCCTTGGGACTACTGCCAGCAAGGACGCAAGCTGAACGTGACCTATTTCGATGAGGTCTATGAGGTGGAAGTGGCCGGCATCGGCTATGCCCCGCTGTACGATCCGGAGAACCTGAAACCGCGCAGTTGA